The following is a genomic window from Hemibagrus wyckioides isolate EC202008001 linkage group LG22, SWU_Hwy_1.0, whole genome shotgun sequence.
gagtactgaatgtgtgtgtgtgttctctgatcctgagagagtactgaatgtgtgtgtgtgttctctgatcctgagagagtgctgaatgtgtgttctctaatcctgagagagtactgaatgtgtgtgtgtgttctctgatcctgagagagtactgaatgtgtgtgtgtgttctctgatcctgagagagtactgaatgtgtgtgtgtgttctctgatcctgagagagtgctgaatgtgtgtgtgtgtgttctctaatcctgagagagtactgaatgtgtgtgtgtgttctctgatcctgagagagtactgaatgtgtgtgtgtgtgttctctgatcctgagagagtactgaatgtgtgtgtgttctctgatcctgagagagtactgaatgtgtgtgtgtgttctctgatcctgagagagtactgaatgtgtgtgtgtgttctctgatcctgagagagtactgaatgtgtgtgtgtgttctctgatcctgcgagagtactgaatgtgtgtgtgttctctgatcctaagagagtactgaatgtgtgtgtgtttagtaaggCTAGAGACAACAGGGCTATGCTCCAGTATTACAGATAAGAGGATAAATCAGGGCATATTATCaaagtagaataaaataatagcagtataataaaaataaaatatttcagtattctcAAGAAGTTGTACAAAAACGTACAAATTGTCACATGGGCTGTttaaaaattctatttattaaatgtttaccTTCTTCAATTTTTCCCAATTTCTGAATAAATTATCTGTCATAAAATTAAAAGATTTAGTATAacagtttatttaataatgtttttgcTGATGTTTTAAGGTTGGTCAACAGCATGAAATGTAAGTAATAATGTACTGCGTCCTACAGGACACTACTGCAGTGAGATAAACTTAATAACATCACTCCAAAAAATTATCCcctcaaaataaaaacatgcaacTCACAACACTAATTAATGCTGTATCCATTAATAACAACATGGTGATTGTTTCCTGCAcgcttatatatttattcacatGGTTCTGAGGAGGCTGGAAAAAGTCCAGTACAAATTCTGAGGTGTGAATAAACAGCCCTCTGCTCTGTACCAACAGGGGGGAGACCACTGAAAAGAGACTGACATTAGCTTGTGGCTTTCACCTTGTTCAAGTTTACAGTTTACATTCATGCTccatgtgtgtatagatgtgtgtgtgtgtgtgtgtgtgtgttagaattaATACTTCAGTATTACTTTTCTGATTCTTGACAAAGAGAGAAGTGCAAAAACAGTAGACAAAAGGCAGGCAtaagacagacacaaagacaatgAATACAAGATATATGCAATAAATAGTAACTGTATTTCAATGCATATATGCAAACATACACATGTTCTGGTCAGTGATGCTGTGACCAGTTTAACTGGTGGGGTAAAAGGTAATGCTCACGACTTTCCTCAGATATCTCTTGTTAAAAACCTCCTGTATGGTCAGAGGGCAGCTGCAGTGATGTTCTTTTTTCCACCCTTTGCAGGGCTTTGCATTCAGCAGCAGTGGAGCTCTAATACCAGATCATGATGCAGCGAGTTAGAATGCTTTCCACCACTGAGCCGTTGCAGCAGAGCTGGTGTTTTAGGTTGGCTCACATCATCTGATGGAGGAAGTGGAGGTGTTGTTGGGCCTTTTTAATGATGTGTGACATGATAAACAATCAGGTGAGATCGTCAGCTATATTTACAACAAGCTGATCACACTTTACCCCACAAACCCCTCAAAGCTCAGTGCTGCATGAactctgctcctcctcctgaaTTCTAGATActacttttttatatattgaaCATTTCCAACAACAAATACCAATAACTTAGGTTCTAACATTAGAAAAGGGTGTTTATATAAAATAGGGCTAATGAAAACTATTAAAGTATCCACTATTAGTGCATTCAGCAAGATAATATTTGTTGAATCACTTGTTATTAGCTACCAGCTGAGATGATTTTTCCTGTGTGAAAGCTAGCAGCCAGACAGCTACGCTATTGAACAGTAGTGTAATACGGGCTGTTTAGCTATTATTTTTTCCTAGTTTAACTAGATTTAAAAGAAAGCTTACTTTAATACATGACATCAAATTTTTTGCCTCTTTATGCAAGATTAATGATTCCAAGTCTTTACACGAGACtcttaataacaaaaacaaatgtttctttttaaaggtaaatattttattacagtgaATACCAGATTGATAAACAGTAACATAACACAAGACAAATAAGATGTACATAATTTTGATAAATGCAAAGCTACCATAGATCTACATATTTACCATAATATAGTTATTTTAAATgctatgtttattttctgttatgAAAGTTCTGATGTTGCCtttagtaacagtaacatataTAATAACGTATATATGACATTATGTCAACGTGTCATCACAACATTACTAAATTATTATCTGATAGCAGAATATACAACATGTGAATATATTAATTCACTAAATCTTCCtgtctttgttttcttcttaGAGAACTGCAGAGCAGCGTAGTTCACTGAATCAGGCTCCTGATCCTGCAGTAACACAGAGAACATGTCAGAACAGCTGTAAGGGTTTATTTCTGCTCCAGAGAAGATCAGCCTTCATAATCTACAATGAGTATTCATAGTATTCTCCTATACATGCTGTGCCAATGTATCTATGTATTGTTTTTGAATACGTATTCTCAGATTTACCTCATCATCATGTCTGTCAGTGGTATCACCTACAGTAACacagaaaagtgtttttttataaaggttttgtttagttgttttcaataaatgtatttattatacatttattcatttaacaaTGCAAatacacataatataatataaaattgtatattttatatttttgttacactaaaaaagtaaaaatataccagcgtgtgtttttctgtgcttCAGTATGATGAGAAGAAACACAATCACTGCACCAAACACCACATTCAGTATGAAAGACAGATCCAGAGACACTGAACCTTGAAATGTTAATCATTGATAAACATATTAACATGATTTTTATAAAAAGCCTGTACTGGTAAGTCATTTGTTAGAAGAGAAAAATGACAAACCTTCTGCTCTGTCTGAGGTagacagtgttttatttcctgctgaaaaaaggaaacattaaTTTTACATCCTCAGTCAGATCACTCTATATTTAAAAATCTCTTAACTCTATAAATTTACCTTTCATTTGTAAATAGGTCGTGTTGCTAAATCTAACTTGGTCCAGATGCATGAAGCTGCAGTAATAGAGTCCTGTATCAGAGACGTTTACTGCAGTGATTGTGAGAGACGTTTTACTGCCATGAACAGACATCactattctctcactctcactaaaGAAGTAACACGGCTCTGATGGAGCTGATGTTAAAAACCTTTTACACCCAAGAAGAAATGGAACTGAATCACTCGTGTGTTTAAACCAGAAGATATTATCTGAACGTTTCAGATCATGTTGACACCAAATAGTGACGTTATCTCCAACTTCTGCCTCCAGACTTAAAGAGTTCAGAGTCTCTGAGAGCAAACCTGCAACCCAGAAAACACTCTCCTAATGTATAACATCtaaattatttttcacattaaaTAATTCCAGGAAAGCATTACACTCAGGATTTGTGCTGATTCATACATTTCTAAATAACTGCTTTTCCATCTGTTACACATTAACTGAATATAATTCTATATTCTTCAGACACTGAGAAACTGGAACAATCTGaaatattattacacattttaacTCGTTTGGTTTTAACTTAAAGTGGAAATTAACAAACAGTTaattaaatgctttttaaaagttttattgTGCAAGTATTATTGTGGTGTATATTCAGACAAAATCTTTCAGTTCTGTAATATATTTGTCTGTTAATTAAATCGATTTATAAGGTTATTAACACTTACCAATGATGCAGAGGAACACAGACAGAGTCATAAACTGAACCATTGCTGTTGCTGAGCCTGATAGCATTGTGTatgaggtgagacagaaagaggaaacTGTGTGTTCAGCAAACCAAATGAtgatgtatctgtgtgtagggggtgtggTGAGGATATTAACACTATATAACATGTCTACAGTTGTTTTGAATAGAATGCAGCAAACCTTCTTTTTCAGGAAGACCAGCATGTTCCCCAGTAATGCAGGGTTTGTGTTCAGCTGAATTGAAATAAAGAGTTTATAATAATTCCAGAGTGGATGTACACTAACGATGTTCAGAACACTCAGATCCTGTGGAGGTTATAAAGGAGACTATAATGGGAATTGTGTAACATCCCAGGGAGTAGAGCTGAAAATGTCTTTTCGCTAAAACTGGTAAATTAATCTGATTCCTATACTGGATATTGTTCCTaaatatttgcataaacatAACTGTATGACTTTTATAGCACATTTTCAGaaagtaaaataattttttcaaaACCGTCTGAAATCGTCTGACTTTTGTCTTTGTCCAGTTACAGTACTAGCCATAAATAGGTAAATATGTATAAGTGAACTAACGAAATGTTTCTGATAtctattcaatttaattctgAAAATGCAGGTCTAGCACAGTATATTAAAGCAGATACGAACACTGTCTCTGCTTATAGACTCTCAGAAAAGACAAATCCTTAATGGTGTATTAAACCATATCAAAATCTCATATTCAAACATTTTAAAGCCTAATGATTTATGACCAATTAATCTAATACTGCTGATCACATCACAAATCAGTAACCACAGATTTAGTTTCACTGTTCTTAAGAATATTACACAAAAAGGTAAGAAATCTTCTCCATGCTGAGTTTCATTTGTTATGTAGGtgatgtttaaaataaacacacttccTGGTGATGTGATGCACCTCAACACTCAATACTGTAAAGTCTATTTCCAATTCCTGAGGTGATCTTTTTAATGGTAGAACCAAGAAAAACCACGTGAAATAAATTTACAAAGACAGCAAAACTCTACTAGCAAAACGTGAAGTCACTTCCCAGTTAAACATATACAGTGAAAATAAATATGCAAGCAGTATCTTGTAATGAGAGATCACCAAATCCCACCAACTTAAATGTGGACTTTGCTGATATTTTGTCACAGATGTGCGATGTGATCATAAACCCTTTTTGTGTCCTGTTCTCTGTATTAATGCTCTTAATTAGCTAACTAGCTCACCATGCTTTATTACAGTACATTCAATCATGGTCAATTCATACAATTCATACAAAGTCAATTCAATCATTCAACCAAAAATATGGTCTTCTGAGAAAATTGAGCAGCACTCCTCATTTTGAAGTGCTGGGATGTTATTGTTAATAGCATGTAGCTTTGGTGAAGACTAGTTTATGCATGAGTGGCATGTCTTATTTGTTGTATATAAGTGATGTACATGGTAACATGTCACACTGCCACAGGTGTAATTTAGCAAAGGGGTAAGAAAAAAGTAAATGTGGAGTATTAGAATATAGAGGGTCTAAGATTTTTTATACTAACAATATGAAGGATGTCCATGtaattgttttaaatctgtttgtgtggtccTCAGTAAACCACTGTGTGTGATCTAAGACTAGCTATGGAAAATAAAACTTGTTTTTGTGGTCTCAATGCAGCAAGTAGAGGCAggaggtgtttgtggtggtgcaATGAAAAGAGATGAACATCAGCTTTGTGGATGGAAAATACTAAAACCACTGTGCATGTCTTTCTCTGAGATGGACAGAGGCTGCATTTGTTTGAGCAAAAGCCTGTGGTTTGTTGTGTAGCGGTCTGTTCATGTTTAGAGCTGTTTATAGTCCAGTAcatgtgtgaaataaataaatacgtgtTTGGTCATTTGGTATTGTTTATCAGTATCAgaggtttttttaaatagataagGGAATCCTATGAGATCAGTCAGTAAATAAGTATGTACAGAATGCACAATGAAAGTGGAGACTCCTCTGTCCCCTCTAGCCTGAAACATCCAGTCAGAAGCCCAGAGAGCTTCTGCTTTGACCTGGTAACTTTCACTTGCAGTCTTACCCCACTGATAATCAGTGTAATGCCTCAGCTTTATCAAGAAAAGTCCCAGGGCTAATTATCAGAGAGCAATAGACTCCTCACTGATGTGTTCTAGAGCCACTAGCCTCCACATTGTGTCTCTGAGTTTTATAGTAATCAGATCATAAGATCTCATCCTGAGTGGAGCTCGGGCCCCAATGAGAATATAATATGTGCAAGTTtactaaaaaaatgtagaacCTCAAAGAGAACTGTTGTGTCAAAGTAGCTTGTATTTATGATGGTGTGTGGAAGCTCGATTTATGTTTGTAAAATTATAACAAAAGACCATAGATATAGTCTGTAACACTGAGAGGCTCTGaacatctgtaaaaaaaaaatataacaagttttagatttttaatatttttaagtgAAATTTTAGCACAAGCTCAAAAAACCTGGGAGTTTTGGGTCTTCAAAATCATGAGCTTTAGAGACTTGGGTTAGAGACTGACCCTCTGAtggagagggaggggagggatggaggtgttttttttttatctcagttAACTCAGTTGATTAACATTTTGAACTGGTTTAAACATCTGAACCGGTATAAAGTGTTCATCTCGTGTTAATGACTTTGACTTTCTTTCTGGTTTCCaggacattttctctctctctctctctctctctctctctctctctctctcaatttttcTGTATCGTAAATGTATCTACAGATGTATAAAAGGCATTGTTCATATAtgcaaacacatacactgatcagtcataacattatgaccacctgcataatattgtgttggttcccgtttttctgccaaaacagccctgtcctatagaggcatggactccactagatccctggaggtgtgctgtgggatctggcaccaaggtgatcctttaagtcctgtaagctgaGAGGTGGAGCCTTCAGAAACATTGGCTCCTCTGTACTTGTTAAAAACTCTTTTGTTTAaccattctctctttttttccattagTTTCTCTCTTAAGTCTGTTGCATCTAtgttgtgtgatatttttacacTGTTAGACCTCCTGTGCTCATGAAGCTCCTCTTACTCCTATTACTGCCATACAGCATGTATGATTTATCCTCATATTGTTCTCTGTAAGCGATGTCTAGAATAGTCTCATTCAGAAACATGAGCACTATGT
Proteins encoded in this region:
- the LOC131343459 gene encoding uncharacterized protein LOC131343459 isoform X4 yields the protein MLVFLKKKVCCILFKTTVDMLYSVNILTTPPTHRYIIIWFAEHTVSSFCLTSYTMLSGSATAMVQFMTLSVFLCIIGLLSETLNSLSLEAEVGDNVTIWCQHDLKRSDNIFWFKHTSDSVPFLLGCKRFLTSAPSEPCYFFSESERIVMSVHGSKTSLTITAVNVSDTGLYYCSFMHLDQVRFSNTTYLQMKGNKTLSTSDRAEVIVFLLIILKHRKTHAGDTTDRHDDEDQEPDSVNYAALQFSKKKTKTGRFSELIYSHVVYSAIR
- the LOC131343459 gene encoding uncharacterized protein LOC131343459 isoform X3 translates to MLVFLKKKVCCILFKTTVDMLYSVNILTTPPTHRYIIIWFAEHTVSSFCLTSYTMLSGSATAMVQFMTLSVFLCIIGLLSETLNSLSLEAEVGDNVTIWCQHDLKRSDNIFWFKHTSDSVPFLLGCKRFLTSAPSEPCYFFSESERIVMSVHGSKTSLTITAVNVSDTGLYYCSFMHLDQVRFSNTTYLQMKAGNKTLSTSDRAEVIVFLLIILKHRKTHAGDTTDRHDDEDQEPDSVNYAALQFSKKKTKTGRFSELIYSHVVYSAIR
- the LOC131343459 gene encoding uncharacterized protein LOC131343459 isoform X2 translates to MLVFLKKKVCCILFKTTVDMLYSVNILTTPPTHRYIIIWFAEHTVSSFCLTSYTMLSGSATAMVQFMTLSVFLCIIGLLSETLNSLSLEAEVGDNVTIWCQHDLKRSDNIFWFKHTSDSVPFLLGCKRFLTSAPSEPCYFFSESERIVMSVHGSKTSLTITAVNVSDTGLYYCSFMHLDQVRFSNTTYLQMKGNKTLSTSDRAEGSVSLDLSFILNVVFGAVIVFLLIILKHRKTHAGDTTDRHDDEDQEPDSVNYAALQFSKKKTKTGRFSELIYSHVVYSAIR
- the LOC131343459 gene encoding uncharacterized protein LOC131343459 isoform X1; translated protein: MLVFLKKKVCCILFKTTVDMLYSVNILTTPPTHRYIIIWFAEHTVSSFCLTSYTMLSGSATAMVQFMTLSVFLCIIGLLSETLNSLSLEAEVGDNVTIWCQHDLKRSDNIFWFKHTSDSVPFLLGCKRFLTSAPSEPCYFFSESERIVMSVHGSKTSLTITAVNVSDTGLYYCSFMHLDQVRFSNTTYLQMKAGNKTLSTSDRAEGSVSLDLSFILNVVFGAVIVFLLIILKHRKTHAGDTTDRHDDEDQEPDSVNYAALQFSKKKTKTGRFSELIYSHVVYSAIR